The Methanosphaera sp. BMS genome contains a region encoding:
- a CDS encoding sugar phosphate isomerase/epimerase produces the protein MKLGFSTLSLFMKSNEEIIDTAKRHEFEMLEILAEDIFYERENKYIFKDCGLDIRIHAPTVDINIASINKGIRSESVRQMIHCAGYAERIGAKTITVHPGKIGRNDSRLRKYALELAIESIGKIMDSSKVEISVENMPVRKSFLANTLDELELIQNATGCNLTIDTGHANTTNNLSELLGLDNISYCHIHDNDGLHDEHIALGDGTLELDLLKRIDYGIIELNNFDDVLKCKNIIENLTNI, from the coding sequence ATGAAACTTGGTTTTTCAACGTTATCCCTGTTTATGAAATCTAACGAGGAAATAATTGACACGGCAAAAAGGCATGAATTTGAAATGCTGGAAATTCTGGCAGAGGACATCTTCTATGAAAGGGAAAATAAGTATATATTTAAGGATTGTGGATTGGACATTAGGATACATGCACCAACCGTTGACATTAACATTGCAAGTATCAACAAGGGAATAAGGTCTGAAAGTGTTAGGCAGATGATTCATTGTGCGGGCTATGCTGAAAGAATAGGTGCCAAGACAATAACGGTTCATCCGGGAAAAATCGGTCGTAATGATTCAAGACTGAGAAAGTATGCGTTGGAATTGGCAATAGAAAGTATCGGCAAGATAATGGACAGCTCAAAGGTTGAAATATCTGTTGAAAACATGCCCGTTAGAAAATCCTTTTTGGCAAACACCCTTGATGAGCTTGAATTGATACAGAATGCCACGGGCTGTAACTTGACTATTGATACCGGCCATGCAAATACTACAAATAATCTATCTGAACTATTGGGGTTGGATAATATCAGTTATTGCCATATACATGATAATGATGGATTGCATGATGAGCATATCGCATTGGGTGATGGTACCCTGGAGTTGGACCTGCTTAAAAGGATTGATTACGGCATCATTGAATTAAATAATTTTGATGATGTACTAAAATGTAAGAATATAATTGAAAATTTGACAAACATTTAA
- a CDS encoding AMP-binding protein, producing MTSLLERYVERTEFESYEDFYKNLKINVPEDFNFAYDIVDVYAKEQPDKVALSWCDEETEKVFTFKDLKYFSDKAANFFSSLGITKGDRVLLTLKSRYDFWYCMLALHKLKAIAVPATHMLKPEDIEYRIKAGEINTVIVIREDGVPENYAQVEKDLGIHLNKIYVGYDKLDGWYDLRSEVRHASDDFKRPVYDDDSVEDTSVLFFSSGSTGQPKMIKHSFGYPLAHIVTSHYWHQVVDNGLHYTIADTGWGKALWGEIYGPWISGSGIYIYDYDRFHPLDVLSRALDHNITTLCCPPTMYRFFIKEDIENLDFSSLKHVSTAGEPLNDEVYYKFRDLTGLEIRESFGQTETVATIANFPWMDIKLGSMGKPAPLFDIRLINSEGNECDVGEEGEIVFDISEGYPLGLFKGYYNNDEKTNETIYGGYYHTGDSAWKDEDGYFWYKGRIDDVIKSSGYKIGPYEVESALLSHEAVLDCAVTGIPHPIRGQIVKATIVLSEGFTPSDELTKDIQNHVKHVTAPYKYPRAIEYVDELPKTISGKIMRKKIRVADEEKYKNN from the coding sequence ATGACATCATTATTAGAAAGATATGTTGAAAGAACAGAATTCGAATCATACGAAGACTTCTACAAAAACCTAAAAATAAACGTACCGGAGGACTTTAACTTCGCATATGACATAGTGGACGTTTATGCAAAGGAACAACCAGACAAGGTGGCACTATCATGGTGTGATGAAGAAACCGAAAAGGTATTCACATTCAAGGACCTTAAATACTTCAGTGACAAGGCAGCAAACTTCTTCTCATCCCTCGGAATAACCAAGGGAGACCGCGTACTGTTAACACTAAAAAGCAGATATGACTTCTGGTATTGCATGCTCGCACTGCACAAGCTAAAGGCAATAGCAGTACCTGCAACACATATGCTCAAACCAGAGGACATAGAATACCGTATAAAGGCCGGAGAAATAAACACGGTAATAGTAATCAGGGAAGACGGAGTACCTGAAAACTATGCACAGGTAGAAAAAGACCTTGGAATACACTTAAACAAAATCTATGTAGGTTACGACAAACTCGACGGATGGTATGACCTGCGAAGTGAAGTACGCCATGCATCAGATGACTTCAAACGACCGGTATATGATGATGACTCAGTGGAGGATACATCAGTACTCTTCTTCTCATCAGGATCAACCGGCCAGCCAAAGATGATAAAACACAGCTTCGGCTATCCATTGGCACACATCGTGACAAGCCACTACTGGCATCAGGTAGTAGATAACGGACTTCACTATACAATCGCCGATACTGGATGGGGAAAGGCACTCTGGGGAGAAATATACGGTCCATGGATATCCGGTTCCGGTATATACATCTATGACTATGACAGATTCCACCCATTAGACGTACTTTCACGTGCATTGGACCATAACATCACCACATTGTGCTGTCCGCCAACAATGTACAGATTCTTCATCAAGGAAGACATCGAAAACCTTGACTTCTCATCACTAAAACATGTATCAACAGCAGGAGAACCATTAAACGATGAGGTATATTATAAATTCAGGGATCTCACAGGACTGGAAATAAGAGAATCATTCGGACAAACCGAGACAGTCGCAACGATTGCAAACTTCCCATGGATGGACATAAAACTCGGGTCAATGGGAAAACCTGCACCACTATTTGACATAAGACTAATAAACTCCGAAGGCAATGAATGTGATGTTGGAGAAGAAGGAGAAATAGTATTTGACATATCCGAAGGTTATCCATTAGGACTATTCAAGGGATACTACAACAACGATGAAAAGACAAATGAAACAATCTATGGCGGATACTACCATACCGGAGACTCAGCATGGAAGGATGAAGACGGATACTTCTGGTACAAGGGAAGAATAGATGACGTAATCAAAAGTTCAGGATATAAAATCGGCCCATATGAGGTAGAAAGTGCATTATTATCACATGAAGCCGTACTTGACTGTGCAGTAACAGGTATACCACATCCAATAAGGGGTCAAATCGTCAAGGCAACAATAGTACTCTCAGAAGGATTCACTCCATCGGATGAATTGACCAAGGACATACAAAACCACGTAAAACACGTAACCGCACCATACAAATATCCACGTGCAATAGAATACGTTGACGAACTGCCGAAAACAATAAGCGGAAAAATCATGCGTAAGAAAATCAGAGTTGCCGATGAAGAAAAATACAAAAACAATTAG
- the glmM gene encoding phosphoglucosamine mutase produces the protein MKQLFGTFGVRRVANTVLTPEFASKIAAAYGTKVQGTIAIGSDPRTSSEMIKHAVTAGLLSVGCDVVDLGMLPTPAVQYAVRKYYDGGIMVTASHNPPKYNGLKLLDKDGIGTPDDLEEEIEDIYFNDKQERVTWDKIGKAYKADIIDEYIDEVIKRVDADKIRERKLKVVLDCGSGAACDTTPFIVRKLGCEITTLNCQPDGAFPGRNPEPTEDNLTDLIEVVKATGADIGIAHDGDADRTICIDEKGQFVFGDKSFALVEKSMLEKNNGGKIVTTVATSNAIADIALENNGEIILTKVGDLVVARKLQEVDGLFGGEENGGLIFPDFVYGRDSGLATAMLLEILATSDKPLSQLIEDLPTYYSEKRKIECPDDKKSSVAEGILKDTTEYEVDTTDGVKVITDDGWVIIRPSGTEPIYRCFSEAKTPEKAAELADWGMTLIENNLK, from the coding sequence ATGAAACAATTATTCGGAACATTCGGGGTAAGAAGAGTAGCAAATACGGTATTAACCCCTGAATTTGCATCAAAAATAGCAGCAGCTTATGGAACAAAAGTTCAAGGAACAATAGCCATAGGATCAGACCCTAGAACATCCTCTGAAATGATAAAACATGCAGTAACGGCAGGACTACTATCAGTAGGATGTGACGTGGTGGATTTAGGAATGTTACCAACACCAGCAGTACAATACGCAGTACGCAAATACTATGACGGTGGAATAATGGTAACGGCATCCCACAACCCACCAAAATACAATGGACTAAAACTACTTGATAAGGATGGAATCGGAACACCAGATGACCTGGAAGAAGAAATAGAAGACATCTACTTCAATGACAAACAAGAAAGAGTAACATGGGACAAAATAGGAAAGGCATACAAGGCAGATATCATCGACGAATACATCGACGAAGTAATAAAAAGAGTTGACGCCGATAAAATCAGAGAAAGAAAACTAAAAGTGGTACTTGACTGTGGAAGCGGAGCAGCATGTGACACAACACCATTTATAGTACGTAAACTGGGATGTGAAATCACAACCCTAAACTGTCAGCCGGACGGAGCATTCCCTGGACGAAACCCTGAACCAACAGAAGACAACCTCACAGACCTAATAGAGGTAGTCAAAGCAACAGGAGCAGACATTGGAATAGCACATGACGGAGACGCCGACAGAACAATATGCATAGACGAAAAAGGACAGTTCGTATTCGGTGACAAATCATTTGCACTCGTGGAAAAATCAATGCTTGAGAAAAACAACGGCGGCAAAATCGTAACCACCGTAGCAACAAGTAACGCAATAGCAGACATAGCACTGGAAAACAATGGAGAAATAATCCTTACAAAGGTAGGAGACCTTGTAGTAGCAAGAAAACTCCAGGAAGTCGACGGACTCTTCGGAGGAGAAGAAAACGGTGGACTCATCTTCCCTGACTTCGTATACGGAAGAGACTCAGGACTTGCAACAGCAATGCTGCTTGAAATACTAGCAACAAGCGACAAGCCGCTGTCACAATTAATAGAAGACCTTCCAACATACTACTCAGAAAAAAGAAAAATAGAATGTCCCGACGACAAGAAATCAAGCGTAGCAGAAGGAATACTCAAAGACACAACCGAGTATGAAGTAGACACAACCGACGGTGTAAAGGTAATCACCGATGACGGATGGGTAATAATAAGACCATCAGGTACAGAGCCAATCTACAGATGTTTCTCAGAGGCAAAAACACCAGAAAAAGCTGCAGAACTGGCAGATTGGGGAATGACACTAATAGAAAATAACTTAAAATAG
- a CDS encoding OB-fold nucleic acid binding domain-containing protein, producing the protein MNDNKIFKICIITAAVGLLAIILLSPYVNPEKLTIDKIDNSKIDNQVEVTAIVEDIHKTKGGTTIITLKDNTSRINLVIFASTLNVVEIHRGEKVNIKAKVTQYNGQKELILEEGGNLKVI; encoded by the coding sequence ATGAACGATAATAAAATATTTAAAATATGTATAATCACGGCCGCTGTTGGTTTGCTTGCAATAATATTATTAAGTCCCTATGTCAATCCCGAGAAATTGACCATAGATAAGATAGATAACTCCAAAATAGACAATCAGGTGGAAGTAACGGCAATCGTCGAGGATATACACAAGACTAAAGGCGGTACGACAATAATAACCCTAAAGGACAATACCTCCAGAATCAACCTGGTAATATTTGCATCAACGTTAAACGTGGTTGAGATACATAGAGGCGAAAAAGTTAACATAAAGGCAAAAGTAACCCAGTATAATGGACAGAAAGAATTGATTCTCGAAGAAGGGGGTAATCTGAAGGTTATCTGA
- a CDS encoding DUF389 domain-containing protein: protein MTMENQKETIPEKFKRIFSIADDSASHSEIRSRILDGGKVTGTNMCVLVCAMVIASVGLNMSSTAVIIGAMLISPLMGSILASAYASISADYSLLRKHMTGLALQVALSVIAASIYFFLSPVKEPTVELLARTSPTFFDVLIAFFGGIAGIIGQTREDKTNTVIPGVAIATALMPPLCTCGYSIANGRWDMLLGAGYLFIINAYFIFISAAIIMSVLKIPRSRELTDKEWRRYRLRMVRNTIIVTIPSIIAVYSML from the coding sequence ATGACTATGGAAAATCAAAAAGAAACAATACCCGAAAAGTTCAAAAGAATATTTTCAATAGCGGATGATTCAGCATCACACTCAGAGATTCGTTCCCGTATCCTGGATGGAGGAAAAGTCACGGGAACAAACATGTGCGTACTGGTATGTGCAATGGTAATAGCATCCGTCGGATTAAACATGAGTTCAACGGCAGTAATCATCGGGGCAATGCTGATATCCCCATTAATGGGAAGCATACTGGCATCAGCATATGCAAGCATATCCGCAGACTACTCCCTACTAAGAAAACACATGACTGGATTGGCATTGCAGGTTGCCCTCAGCGTAATCGCGGCATCCATATACTTCTTTCTCTCACCGGTCAAGGAGCCAACAGTAGAACTGCTTGCAAGAACATCACCAACATTCTTCGATGTACTCATAGCATTTTTCGGTGGAATTGCAGGAATCATCGGACAAACCAGGGAGGACAAGACAAACACAGTTATCCCAGGAGTTGCAATAGCAACCGCACTGATGCCACCACTATGTACCTGTGGATATTCAATAGCAAACGGAAGATGGGACATGCTCTTAGGGGCAGGATACCTCTTTATCATCAACGCATACTTCATATTCATATCCGCGGCAATAATCATGAGTGTCCTGAAAATCCCTAGAAGCAGGGAATTAACGGATAAGGAATGGAGAAGATATCGTTTACGTATGGTCCGAAACACGATAATCGTCACAATTCCAAGTATAATAGCAGTTTATTCAATGCTATAA
- a CDS encoding glycosyltransferase family 39 protein: protein MNKILNNKKIIILPAVISFIVTCLLLYKFSYPISWDVYYHIHMVNLYMNNGLVFWDYSTVAPTGRLIMYPPLFHFFLGVICNIFNLNPFAVTWLLQPFFSFFMIFVIGYVAYRLSDDNIRISLFTSFIAMMSFATFNRSVICTPATLAIAFSMLALLFYYEAFDENSSKKIIASAVCFSLICNLHMATAIITTGVLGLYTLYLIITRRVRWKYLAFYAIFSFILSAPWWLYIAMNYTLVFNSIAGSYLRIDEFLIKYYGIIPSLFTLMGFYCLYNEKSSKSIFLALWSLSIVLLSQVPLLGFDTVSIRIFEVSAYPLILIAGIGVDYLIDSLKSINLRKIILVLFVIYSLGACISYVDSYTPDLMDDDDKGVTLLPDEFHIFFDPVGSTLKPSIIADRYGDSSLAGSRYDMTGYMMKNNVSGLVVSEDAIMDTIIVSSTNASVVYGGFTESIPEYVIDPVHIVNSQATISELDNLGVTYLLIRKDTSIATYAEVVYQNDDYKLCKITFK, encoded by the coding sequence ATGAATAAAATATTAAACAACAAGAAAATAATAATTCTTCCGGCGGTCATATCATTTATTGTGACTTGTCTTTTACTCTACAAGTTTTCATATCCCATCAGCTGGGATGTATATTATCATATTCACATGGTCAATCTCTACATGAACAATGGGCTTGTATTCTGGGATTATTCAACGGTTGCACCGACAGGTAGACTGATAATGTATCCTCCACTTTTTCACTTCTTTCTGGGAGTTATATGCAATATATTTAATCTTAACCCATTTGCAGTCACCTGGCTTCTACAGCCTTTCTTTTCATTCTTCATGATATTTGTGATAGGATACGTTGCATATAGATTATCCGATGACAACATCAGAATCAGTCTTTTCACGTCATTTATTGCAATGATGAGTTTTGCAACGTTCAACAGGTCCGTAATATGTACGCCCGCAACACTTGCAATAGCATTCTCAATGCTTGCATTACTATTTTATTATGAGGCATTCGATGAAAACTCATCTAAAAAGATCATAGCATCCGCGGTATGCTTTTCGTTAATATGCAACCTGCACATGGCCACGGCCATCATAACAACGGGTGTACTTGGATTATACACATTATATCTAATCATTACCCGTAGGGTTAGGTGGAAATATTTGGCATTTTACGCCATATTCTCCTTTATCTTATCGGCACCATGGTGGTTGTATATAGCAATGAATTATACATTGGTATTCAATTCAATAGCCGGCAGCTATCTTCGTATCGACGAGTTTCTGATAAAATATTATGGTATTATTCCGTCATTGTTTACGTTAATGGGATTTTACTGTTTGTATAATGAAAAATCCTCAAAAAGTATCTTCCTGGCATTATGGTCCTTATCAATTGTACTGTTAAGTCAGGTGCCCCTATTGGGTTTTGACACGGTTTCAATAAGAATATTTGAAGTCAGTGCCTATCCGCTCATACTGATAGCTGGAATAGGTGTTGATTATTTAATCGATTCATTGAAGTCCATCAATCTGCGAAAGATAATCCTGGTGCTCTTTGTCATATACTCATTGGGTGCCTGTATCAGCTATGTGGACAGTTATACTCCTGATTTGATGGATGATGATGATAAGGGTGTAACGCTACTTCCGGATGAATTTCACATATTCTTTGACCCTGTAGGCTCTACGCTAAAGCCTTCAATCATCGCGGATAGATATGGTGATTCAAGTCTTGCCGGTAGCCGCTATGATATGACGGGGTATATGATGAAAAATAATGTTTCAGGTCTTGTAGTATCGGAGGATGCCATTATGGATACGATTATTGTCTCATCAACCAATGCCAGTGTCGTCTATGGTGGTTTTACCGAGTCCATACCGGAGTATGTGATAGATCCTGTTCACATTGTTAACAGCCAGGCGACGATAAGTGAGCTTGACAACTTGGGTGTCACATATCTGCTTATCCGGAAGGATACATCTATAGCAACTTATGCCGAAGTGGTCTACCAAAACGATGACTATAAATTATGCAAGATAACATTCAAATAA
- a CDS encoding helix-turn-helix domain-containing protein has product MTNIQLEIASRVKDMREVCEISMQDMAEKLDVPVDTYQKYESGEIDIPASILYEASQIFDVDTSLLLTGEDTRMSVFAVTRKGKGVRIDRREAYDYENLASNFAHKEMEPFIVNVMPKEEGYVPEPNYHKGYEFVYVLEGRLRVFIKDNQIDLDEGDSIYFDSLYKHSMIALDNKPVKFLDVLKL; this is encoded by the coding sequence ATGACAAACATACAACTGGAAATAGCAAGCCGTGTAAAAGACATGAGAGAAGTATGCGAAATAAGCATGCAGGACATGGCAGAAAAGTTAGACGTACCGGTAGACACCTACCAGAAATATGAATCAGGAGAAATAGACATCCCTGCCAGCATTCTATATGAAGCCTCCCAGATATTTGACGTGGACACAAGCCTGCTATTAACGGGTGAAGATACACGTATGAGCGTATTTGCAGTAACAAGAAAAGGCAAAGGAGTAAGAATCGACAGACGTGAAGCATACGACTATGAAAACCTCGCATCAAACTTTGCACACAAGGAAATGGAGCCATTTATCGTAAACGTCATGCCGAAAGAGGAAGGATACGTCCCAGAGCCAAACTACCACAAGGGATATGAATTCGTATACGTACTGGAAGGAAGACTAAGAGTATTCATCAAGGACAACCAGATAGACCTGGATGAGGGAGACTCAATATACTTCGACTCACTATACAAACACTCAATGATAGCACTGGATAACAAGCCCGTCAAATTCCTCGACGTACTAAAACTATAA